The Engystomops pustulosus chromosome 4, aEngPut4.maternal, whole genome shotgun sequence genome contains a region encoding:
- the PELP1 gene encoding proline-, glutamic acid- and leucine-rich protein 1 — MTCRGGKMAATCVGVRMMEAAVSGLLENELSEGELGETIRALREHGALRGEVSSISGLLSCCNSRLSSAATRTEGLSLLSLVVEESCTDVFQSHCVSWIRAVLQVIQSQDPPRVIGLAVFVLRSLLAHSSAIPELSREISTNHIPGLLTSLLGLRRQCLISALEGIRSCLISYPRACGLLRGKLTAFFLSLLDEENVQIQELACQCFSLLPSLGSGFSQGMKHTENWERQIQSVLCSLHVVFQQLYQDAETDTARYEGPGTELDLPVLEDDGASSVLQLVRRFSALAQCIRLLLREQFPAPVRVPASDILNLVCRVVNVSAKNLSWQGEEALKLLLLPQVHRSALDILEAAILACGPRLLPFSAVICRLFPQVLSSWASARNSGSLPSGQEKPYSALRGAVYQVLERWVTMCGVSAGILQGMSHHSDILLAHLISDVTPPADSVKMSGFVQLGAKKQKVSEIGNGDFQSHRKRENNANMELCSAALRALCSIILYGGSLIKEDSHRHLQELSIPLLIRLQQGPDQWIGPYTNSECRKQLYRLLLSLTLTPSPRLPPPLHCAIRIFRLGLTEENLQVSMFCTEALAICRVIIHPRVPTLQRPLPQHTPRPPLQVDPPAQRPPAPQLTFPTTIPVNHLPIRTPVPLQPSEPPAPPLIPSPQETFGGKTPRPMFIHYEKEETSDVEISLESDSDDSVVIVPEGLLQKPTTNSEPSPPSAKPPAEEPPAAEVTAQPAVPSPTTVAAAPAPPPACPGPSPTQTPGAAEAPPPPPAPAPPEGDMVININSTDEEDEEEDEDEEGMYDDEEDEYYDEEEEEEDLEGLDEDEEEEFEDDEGLTEEEEDEEDLDAEAEEEEDEGEDDEGIMDPEEVRIAANLDDLPESDHPVTSEPDEGPPRLSPVQEDDNGDTDLLMLVESEDRESPVETGQDGLSDTEVMDHHSPPPVLSPPPAPRLQEEDDETAVPDETESDAIPEPPLLEDEPVKEEKKPLKPHVVVEEEEALDEAEDELPDAESMLADFIDCPPDDDKDSEPRST, encoded by the exons ATGACGTGCCGTGGCGGGAAGATGGCGGCGACGTGTGTCGGGGTCCGGatgatggaggctgcagtgagCGGGCTCCTGGAGAACGAGCTGAGCGAGGGGGAGCTGGGGGAGACTATCCGGGCCCTACGGGAGCACGGAGCCCTGCGCGGAGAG GTCTCCTCTATCTCCGGGCTCCTGAGTTGCTGTAACTCCCGGCTTTCGTCTGCAGCTACACG CACGGAGGGTCTGTCGCTGCTCTCGCTGGTGGTGGAGGAGTCCTGCACGGATGTGTTCCAGTCGCACTGCGTGTCGTGGATCCGCGCGGTCCTGCAGGTCATACAG TCTCAGGACCCTCCGCGGGTGATCGGACTGGCGGTCTTTGTTCTCCGCTCTCTTCTCGCCCATTCCTCTGCCATTCCAGAATTATCCCGAGAAATCTCCACAAATCATATCCCAGGACTCCTCACCTCCTTACTGGGCCTGAGGCGGCAG TGCCTGATATCTGCGCTGGAGGGAATCCGCTCCTGCCTGATCTCGTATCCCCGGGCCTGCGGATTACTGCGG GGGAAGCTCACAGCGTTTTTCCTCAGTCTCCTGGATGAAGAAAATGTGCAAATACAAGAG TTGGCCTGCCAGTGCTTCTCCCTCCTGCCGTCCCTCGGCTCCGGCTTCTCCCAAGGAATGAAACACACGGAAAACTGGGAGCGACAGATACAGAGcgtcctgtgctccctgcacgtCGTCTTCCAGCAGCTCTACCAGGACGCCGAGACCG ACACGGCTCGCTATGAAGGTCCGGGCACAGAGCTGGATCTCCCGGTCCTGGAGGATGATGGGGCGTCCAGTGTCCTACAGCTGGTGAGGCGGTTCAGCGCCCTGGCACAGTGCATCCGCCTGCTATTGAG GGAACAGTTCCCGGCCCCCGTGCGGGTCCCGGCCTCTGATATCCTCAATCTGGTTTGTCGGGTGGTGAATGTCAGTGCCAAGAACTTG AGCTGGCAGGGGGAGGAGGCGctgaagctgctgctgctgccccaagTGCACCGGAGCGCCCTGGACATCCTGGAGGCGGCCATCCTGGC CTGCGGCCCCCGGCTCCTGCCCTTCTCTGCCGTCATCTGTAGACTATTTCCACAAGTTCTCAGCTCCTGGGCGTCTGCTAGAAACTCCGGCAGCCTCCCCTCCGGTCAGGAGAAGCCGTATAG CGCACTCCGGGGAGCGGTGTACCAGGTCCTGGAGCGCTGGGTCACCATGTGCGGGGTCTCTGCTGGCATCTTACAAGGCATGTCCCACCACTCAGATATCCTGCTGGCACACCTCATTAGTGATGTCACCCCACCCGCAGACTCTGTCAAG ATGTCCGGCTTCGTGCAACTGGGAGCAAAGAAGCAGAAAGTCTCTGAGATCGGGAATGGGGATTTCCAGagtcacagaaagagagagaacaATGCAAATATGGAGCTGTGCAGCGCAGCGCTGAGGG CCCTGTGCTCCATTATTCTGTATGGAGGATCTCTCATCAAGGAGGACAGTCACCGG CATCTCCAGGAACTTTCTATCCCTCTTCTGATCCGGCTCCAGCAAGGTCCAGACCAATGGATCGGCCCGTACACCAACAGCGAGTGCCGCAAGCAGCTGTACCGCCTCCTGTTGTCCTTAACATTGACCCCTAGCCCTCGCCTCCCTCCCCCCTTACATTGTGCCATCAGGATCTTCAGGCTGGGGTTGACAGAGGAGAACCTGCAG GTGTCTATGTTCTGTACGGAGGCTCTTGCCATCTGCAGGGTCATCATCCACCCCCGTGTGCCCACCCTCCAGCGCCCTCTCCCGCAGCACACCCCCAGACCACCCCTGCAGGTAGACCCCCCAGCCCAGCGCCCCCCGGCACCCCAGCTGACCTTCCCTACTACTATACCCGTCAATCATCTCCCCATCAGGACCCCGGTCCCTCTACAGCCCTCCGAGCCCCCGGCTCCCCCTCTAATCCCCTCCCCACAAGAGACTTTTGGTGGTAAGACCCCTCGTCCCATGTTCATCCACTACGAGAAGGAAGAGACGTCTGATGTGGAGATTTCTCTGGAGAGCGATTCTGATGACAGTGTGGTCATCGTCCCCGAGGGTCTCCTACAGAAGCCCACCACAAATTCTGAACCTTCACCGCCCTCCGCTAAACCTCCTGCTGAAGAGCCTCCGGCAGCTGAGGTCACTGCCCAGCCTGCAGTACCATCACCCACCACAGTGGCGGCAGCACCAGCGCCACCCCCTGCCTGCCCTGGTCCCTCCCCTACACAGACACCAGGAGCTGCAGAAGCACCTCCACCACCGCCGGCTCCTGCGCCGCCCGAGGGAGACATGGTCATCAATATTAACAGCACCGAcgaggaagatgaggaggaggacgaaGATGAAGAAGGCATGTATGATGATGAGGAGGACGAGTACtacgatgaggaggaagaggaagaagactTGGAGGGACTCgatgaagatgaggaggaagagttcGAAGATGATGAAGGACTgacggaagaagaggaggacgaggaagaCCTGGACGCTGAggcggaagaggaggaggatgaaggagaagATGATGAAGGGATAATGGATCCGGAAGAGGTCCGCATCGCTGCCAACTTAGATGACCTGCCCGAATCGGACCACCCCGTCACATCTGAGCCGGACGAGGGCCCCCCGCGCCTCTCCCCCGTCCAGGAGGATGACAATGGGGACACGGACCTCCTAATGCTGGTGGAGAGCGAGGACCGCGAGTCGCCTGTAGAGACTGGACAGGACGGACTGTCAGACACTGAGGTCATGGACCACCACTCACCGCCCCCTGTACTGAGCCCCCCACCGGCCCCCCgcctacaggaggaggacgatgAGACCGCCGTGCCCGATGAAACCGAGAGCGACGCCATCCCCGAGCCTCCCCTCCTGGAGGATGAGCCTGTGAAGGAGGAGAAGAAGCCGCTGAAGCCACACGTGGTGGTGGAGGAAGAAGAGGCCCTGGACGAGGCAGAG GACGAGCTCCCCGATGCAGAATCCATGCTGGCGGATTTCATAGATTGCCCTCCAGATGACGACAAAGATTCGGAGCCCCGGAGCACGTGA